Proteins from one Cryptomeria japonica chromosome 4, Sugi_1.0, whole genome shotgun sequence genomic window:
- the LOC131065566 gene encoding putative receptor-like protein kinase At3g47110: MKMKMGLVCFLLLLFSALPTYTSRSSPSPHTDEDALLSFKHSLTLDPYNSLVDWSPHHSFCNWTGILCSSRHQRVVSLNLTGMSLQGPISPFLGNLSFFRVLSLRRNRFQGQIPSQLGRLFRLRILRLSKNELEGSIPPTLIGCRSLQQLTLSYNNLSGSIPSELSLLSSLEYLYLGVNHLTGVIPSSLGNLSLLTNMELGDNKLHGGIPIELGMLTEVIVLDLGDNYLTGVIPISLFNCTHLQNLSLLYNNLTGHIPWEIGKLSELQQLLLDENQLTGEIPSSLSNCTQLQYLDLDTNQLSGKVPLELGYLHQLVNLNLGTNSLVGGGNDLSILKALTNCSSLQSLILDHNYFVGTMPTSISCLSSQLNGLDLSSNRIAGNIPSGISNLTKLSFIDLSGNHFNGTIPSSLSQLLHLERLLLGKNNLYGSIPKSLGQVKSLGLLSLEDNMLSGRIPDNLGNLPQLRDLLLHHNQLSGEIPSSLGRCNTLEVLGLSHNKLHGNIPLELVGLKNIQFYFDISNNLLQGSLLVVTKMVMVQLIDVSMNNFSGEIPPELSSCTNLQYLNLSWNSFDGPIPVSLTNLKNLQEIDLSRNNLSGAIPLAFQEMKPLRHINLSSNGLIGEVPKGGVFAKIDESAIMGNLGLCGTWIKLPPCLHSKPKEQLVSKKVIIYVVIGITIFIMFFLLLIFFYRKRHRKNFPLNVWPPKISYDELVGATGGFSEENLIGIGSFGSVYKGILKNGTNIAVKVLNLQDANALQTFDTECNVLKRVRHRNVVKIISTCSNLDFKSLIFPFMSNGSLGRWLYPEGEDECRLNLIDRLRIAKEIAHGMEYLHHHCFVQVIHCDLKPNNVLLGDDMTPYIADFGITKLLFGDLRTSTNELKGSIGYIAPEYGVGGNVSPKGDVYSYGILLMELLTRRRPIDDMFVEGISLSIWVGMHFPNRITEVLDNNLLIDVNESELSMVLSCLTQCMQVGLDCTRELPQQRPNMMEIVKRLEKKTMTFLGTRSFQLPIDIMPFLESTSGLKNTKSGRNEDWSTSTS; encoded by the exons ATGAAAATGAAGATGGGTTTAGTTTGTTTCCTACTCTTGCTTTTCTCTGCACTTCCCACTTACACCTCCCGATCCTCTCCTTCTCCTCACACAGATGAAGACGCTCTTCTATCTTTTAAACATTCCCTCACTCTTGACCCCTACAATTCCTTGGTCGATTGGTCTCCACATCACTCTTTCTGCAACTGGACTGGCATTCTCTGCTCTTCTCGTCATCAGCGCGTGGTTTCTTTGAATCTAACCGGTATGTCATTGCAAGGTCCCATCTCTCCTTTCCTTGGCAATCTCTCTTTTTTTAGAGTACTTTCTCTTAGACGTAACAGATTTCAAGGTCAGATTCCTTCTCAATTGGGAAGATTGTTTCGTCTAAGGATACTTAGATTGTCTAAAAATGAACTGGAAGGTTCCATTCCCCCCACTTTAATAGGGTGTCGTTCTTTGCAACAACTCACATTGTCTTATAACAATTTGAGTGGTAGCATTCCCTCTGAGCTTAGCCTTCTTTCAAGTTTAGAATATCTTTATTTAGGAGTAAATCACCTAACTGGAGTGATCCCATCTTCCCTAGGAAATCTCTCCTTACTAACTAACATGGAATTGGGAGATAACAAACTCCATGGTGGTATTCCTATTGAATTGGGTATGCTTACTGAAGTCATCGTGCTTGATCTTGGTGACAACTACTTGACAGGAGTGATTCCCATTTCTCTTTTCAACTGCACTCATCTCCAAAATTTGTCACTTTTGTATAACAACTTAACTGGGCACATTCCTTGGGAAATTGGCAAATTATCAGAGTTGCAACAACTACTATTAGACGAAAACCAACTCACTGGAGAAATCCCAAGCTCTCTCTCTAATTGTACTCAACTTCAATATCTTGACTTAGATACTAACCAATTGAGTGGTAAGGTGCCCTTAGAATTGGGTTATTTACACCAACTTGTAAACCTTAATTTAGGTACAAATAGTCTTGTGGGTGGGGGCAATGATTTGTCTATTCTAAAAGCCTTGACTAATTGCTCTTCTTTACAATCTCTAATTTTGGATCATAATTATTTCGTTGGCACTATGCCCACTTCTATTAGCTGCCTTTCAAGCCAACTCAATGGTTTAGATTTGTCCTCCAATAGAATTGCGGGAAATATACCAAGTGGTATTAGCAACCTCACAAAGTTGTCATTCATAGACTTATCTGGAAATCATTTCAATGGAACTATTCCATCCTCACTCAGCCAACTTCTACATCTTGAAAGATTGCTTTTGGGAAAAAATAATTTATATGGAAGTATTCCAAAAAGTTTGGGTCAAGTAAAAAGTCTTGGGTTATTATCATTGGAGGATAACATGCTTTCAGGGAGAATCCCAGATAATCTTGGCAATCTTCCGCAACTAagagatcttcttcttcatcacaatcaattgtCAGGAGAAATACCTTCTAGTTTAGGAAGATGCAACACTTTGGAGGTGTTGGGCTTGTCTCACAACAAGCTACACGGAAATATACCCCTAGAATTAGTTGGTCTTAAGAATATCCAATTTtattttgatatctccaacaatttaTTACAAGGCTCTCTTTTAGTTGTGACCAAAATGGTCATGGTCCAGTTAATAGACGTGTCTATGAACAACTTCTCAGGGGAAATTCCACCTGAACTATCAAGCTGCACAAACCTGCAATATTTGAATCTTTCATGGAATTCATTTGATGGCCCAATACCCGTGTCACTCACAAATCTAAAAAATCTTCAAGAGATTGATCTTTCAAGAAACAATTTATCAGGGGCAATCCCACTGGCTTTCCAAGAGATGAAACCACTTCGACATATTAATCTCTCTTCAAATGGATTAATAGGAGAGGTTCCAAAAGGAGGTGTTTTTGCAAAAATTGATGAGTCAGCAATTATGGGAAATCTTGGCCTTTGTGGCACATGGATAAAATTGCCACCATGCCTTCATTCCAAGCCCAAAGAACAATTGGTCTCCAAGAAGGTGATCATTTATGTTGTGATCGGCATTACAATTTTCATCATGTTTTTTCTATTGCTTATCTTTTTCTATagaaaaagacatagaaagaacTTTCCTCTCAATGTGTGGCCTCCAAAAATTTCATATGATGAACTCGTTGGTGCAACTGGTGGCTTTAGTGAAGAAAATCTAATAGGAATTGGAAGCTTTGGATCTGTTTATAAAGGGATtctaaaaaatggtacaaatattgCTGTTAAGGTACTCAATTTGCAAGATGCAAATGCTCTCCAAACATTTGATACAGAATGTAATGTGCTAAAAAGAGTCAGGCATCGTAATGTGGTCAAAATAATTTCAACTTGTTCCAATCTTGATTTTAAATCTTTGATATTTCCATTCATGTCAAATGGAAGTTTGGGGAGATGGCTATATCCTGAGGGAGAAGATGAATGTAGATTAAATTTGATTGATCGATTAAGAATAGCAAAGGAGATAGCACATGGAATGGAATATCTACATCATCATTGTTTTGTGCAAGTCATTCATTGTGACCTAAAACCCAATAATGTGTTGTTAGGAGATGACATGACTCCATATATAGCAGACTTTGGCATTACCaaacttctatttggagatttaAGAACTTCTACAAATGAACTAAAGGGATCTATTGGCTACATTGCACCAG AATATGGAGTGGGTGGAAATGTTTCACCAAAAGGAGATGTATATAGCTATGGAATTCTACTTATGGAGTTGTTGACAAGGAGGAGACCTATAGATGACATGTTTGTAGAAGGAATCAGTCTATCAATATGGGTAGGCATGCATTTTCCAAATAGAATCACAGAAGTGTTGGACAACAACCTGCTTATAGATGTTAATGAATCAGAATTATCAATGGTATTGTCATGCCTTACTCAATGTATGCAAGTAGGGCTGGATTGCACAAGGGAGCTGCCACAACAACGACCAAATATGATGGAGATAGttaaaagattagaaaaaaaaacaaTGACATTTCTTGGTACTCGATCCTTTCAATTGCCCATAGATATCATGCCTTTTCTTGAGAGTACAAGTGGTCTAAAAAACACTAAGTCAGGGAGGAATGAAGATTGGTCTACATCTACATCTTAG